From Woronichinia naegeliana WA131, the proteins below share one genomic window:
- a CDS encoding IS4 family transposase: MLVYWEFLDKKGNSNLTAQKGYLEKAISLFSEYKIVILGDREFCSVTLGKWLGKKGLYFCLRQKKTTNVSEDEQLYQEMRALGLSPGTSLFFNEVNVTKMKGFGGFNLACKWKKTYGGFKTKEPWFILTNLGSLEEAIKSYQKRFGIEEMFRDLKSGGYNLEGTNLEAERLSKLLIVAAIAHTSAILQGQMVKEKGIQKYVVRPESKRTSKRRHSSFYVGLAEKS; the protein is encoded by the coding sequence GTGTTAGTATATTGGGAATTTTTAGACAAAAAAGGAAATAGTAATTTAACGGCTCAAAAAGGGTATTTAGAGAAGGCAATAAGCCTATTCTCAGAATACAAAATAGTGATATTAGGGGACAGAGAATTCTGTTCAGTCACACTGGGAAAGTGGCTAGGAAAGAAGGGTCTATACTTTTGTTTGAGACAGAAAAAGACGACAAATGTGTCGGAAGATGAGCAGCTTTACCAAGAAATGAGAGCGTTGGGATTATCCCCGGGAACAAGTCTATTTTTTAACGAAGTAAACGTTACCAAAATGAAAGGATTTGGAGGATTTAATTTAGCCTGTAAATGGAAAAAGACCTACGGCGGATTTAAGACAAAAGAGCCTTGGTTTATCTTGACAAATTTAGGAAGCCTAGAGGAGGCAATTAAATCGTATCAAAAAAGATTTGGTATCGAGGAAATGTTTAGGGATTTGAAGTCTGGAGGCTATAATCTAGAGGGAACAAATCTAGAGGCAGAACGACTATCAAAGCTATTAATTGTGGCAGCGATTGCCCATACGAGTGCAATTCTACAAGGTCAAATGGTCAAGGAAAAAGGAATTCAAAAATATGTGGTCAGACCAGAATCGAAAAGAACGAGTAAACGTCGTCACAGTAGCTTTTATGTAGGGCTTGCTGAAAAAAGCTGA
- a CDS encoding type II toxin-antitoxin system PemK/MazF family toxin, whose translation MTIKPETLKRGEIWLVNFDPTIGAEIRKSRPAVVISSNAVGKLPIKLIAPITDWKPYFTQNFWHIKIEPNTTNGLTKISAIDALQIRGVDLQRFIQKLGSADSSKMQEISVAILTILEYRD comes from the coding sequence TTGACTATTAAGCCCGAAACCCTAAAACGTGGTGAAATTTGGTTAGTAAACTTCGATCCGACCATTGGGGCTGAAATCAGAAAAAGTCGTCCTGCCGTTGTCATTAGCTCGAACGCAGTCGGAAAATTACCGATTAAACTCATTGCACCAATTACCGATTGGAAGCCCTATTTTACTCAAAATTTTTGGCATATAAAAATTGAGCCAAATACGACAAATGGCTTAACAAAAATTTCCGCCATTGATGCCCTACAAATTAGAGGTGTGGATTTACAAAGATTCATCCAAAAATTGGGCAGTGCTGATTCATCCAAAATGCAAGAAATTTCCGTCGCTATTCTTACTATTCTTGAGTATCGTGATTAA
- a CDS encoding ATP-binding protein: MSQDLITNLYNAFDPDKVLPAGDPVYVDLKAVRGDSDIIRDFGHKILRSPNRNTCQLYVGHRGGGKSTELLRLKAELERQGCFVVYFAADEEDIDQEDAQYTDILIACTRHLLKALKDADTQPLFRWIEERWRDLEDIASLEITVQDLKIENLIPLFAKLSANIRAIPTERAKIREKLNPHTVTLLNALNLFIEDGKRKLSEGKTQLVIIADNLDRIAPVLKTDRTNHDEIFLDRANQLKGLACHVIYTIPISLAYSIRATELRNLYDGDPLALPMVMVQQRDNSPCIEGLSLMKTVVEKRVQQFSPTRSLETEIFETKEVLERLCLMSGGHMRNLMFLIESAIDHVNSLPITIRAAQRAITQARDIFRSTVEDKQWEILADVYRNKVIKNNDEYRKLLFNHCILQYVDFDEQEEMQRWYDVHPLILGIQEFKKELEKSQNLSGN; encoded by the coding sequence ATGTCTCAAGACCTTATTACCAATCTCTATAATGCGTTTGATCCTGATAAGGTTCTGCCTGCGGGTGATCCTGTTTATGTTGACTTAAAAGCAGTGCGGGGAGACAGTGATATTATTCGGGATTTTGGCCATAAAATTCTGCGATCGCCGAATCGAAATACTTGTCAATTGTATGTCGGGCATCGGGGCGGCGGTAAATCAACAGAATTATTGCGATTAAAGGCAGAGTTAGAAAGACAAGGCTGTTTTGTGGTTTATTTTGCAGCAGATGAAGAAGATATTGATCAAGAAGATGCCCAATACACGGATATTTTAATTGCCTGTACTCGTCATTTGTTAAAGGCTCTAAAAGACGCTGACACTCAGCCTTTGTTTCGTTGGATTGAAGAACGTTGGCGAGATTTAGAAGATATTGCTTCTTTAGAAATTACCGTTCAGGATTTAAAAATAGAAAATTTGATTCCTTTATTTGCTAAATTGTCAGCTAATATTCGTGCTATACCGACCGAAAGAGCTAAGATTCGAGAAAAACTTAATCCTCATACGGTAACGTTACTGAATGCCCTGAATTTGTTTATTGAAGATGGTAAACGCAAACTTTCTGAGGGGAAAACTCAATTAGTCATTATTGCAGATAATTTAGATCGGATTGCTCCTGTTTTAAAGACGGATAGAACCAATCACGATGAGATTTTTTTAGACCGAGCTAATCAATTAAAAGGTTTAGCTTGTCATGTTATTTATACCATTCCTATATCCTTGGCCTATTCTATTCGGGCTACGGAATTACGCAATCTTTATGATGGTGATCCGTTAGCTTTGCCGATGGTAATGGTACAACAAAGAGATAATTCTCCTTGCATAGAAGGACTCAGTTTAATGAAAACAGTTGTGGAAAAGAGAGTGCAACAATTTTCTCCAACTCGTTCTTTAGAAACAGAAATTTTTGAAACTAAAGAGGTTTTAGAGCGGCTGTGTTTGATGAGTGGTGGTCACATGAGAAATTTAATGTTTTTAATTGAATCAGCGATTGATCATGTCAACAGTTTACCGATTACAATCCGTGCTGCTCAAAGAGCTATTACTCAAGCCAGAGACATTTTTCGTTCTACTGTTGAAGATAAGCAGTGGGAAATTTTAGCGGACGTTTACCGCAATAAAGTTATTAAAAATAATGATGAATATCGCAAGTTACTGTTTAATCATTGCATTTTACAATATGTAGATTTTGATGAACAGGAAGAAATGCAACGCTGGTATGACGTTCATCCCTTGATTCTCGGTATTCAGGAATTTAAGAAAGAACTAGAAAAAAGTCAAAATTTATCAGGTAATTAA
- a CDS encoding tetratricopeptide repeat protein, with protein sequence MIATTIDWDQDVVSSKEESYQSLQNALNRNQGFGLYFVRSSPVQTQAIIEDIKRDLPNKNIGVLPLTYEVDNLFNLITNLPNYQNLNILFISGLELSLLRYEERESEGLFLLSQSAVYGGTWAGVPRILGHLNLSRERFREHFPFSIVFCLPEFALRYFIRRAPDFFDWRSGIYEFPLDQDTLSKELKEKLAELKAYLSDSPNLEKYKASELWFEMGLVFAMVGEQIKAISAFDRVLQFYPDEYNALYNKGVALEDLGRYEESITAYDNVLKMRPSDYEAWNSRGLALFNLDRYEEAIASYDNALKIKPDYHEAWYNRGNALGNLGRNEEAITSYDNALKFKSDKYKAWNHRGNALLVPMPYKKIALAIENLKGCDL encoded by the coding sequence ATGATTGCAACTACTATTGATTGGGATCAAGATGTGGTGAGTAGCAAGGAAGAATCCTATCAGTCTTTGCAAAATGCTCTAAATCGTAATCAAGGTTTTGGTTTATATTTTGTACGTTCTTCGCCTGTCCAAACTCAGGCTATTATTGAAGATATTAAACGTGATTTACCAAATAAAAATATAGGTGTTTTACCACTGACGTATGAGGTTGATAATCTTTTTAATCTTATCACTAATTTACCCAATTACCAAAATCTCAATATTTTATTTATTTCTGGTTTAGAGTTGTCGCTATTACGTTATGAAGAAAGAGAATCTGAAGGACTTTTTTTACTGAGTCAAAGTGCTGTTTATGGGGGAACTTGGGCTGGTGTACCGCGTATTTTAGGACATTTAAACCTGAGCCGTGAAAGATTCCGTGAACATTTTCCTTTTTCTATTGTTTTTTGTTTACCTGAGTTTGCCCTGCGTTATTTTATTCGCCGCGCTCCCGATTTTTTTGATTGGCGATCAGGTATTTATGAATTTCCGTTAGATCAAGATACATTATCTAAAGAACTAAAAGAAAAACTTGCAGAACTTAAAGCCTACTTAAGTGATTCTCCAAATTTAGAAAAATATAAAGCTTCTGAACTTTGGTTTGAAATGGGTTTAGTATTTGCAATGGTGGGAGAACAAATTAAAGCAATTTCTGCATTTGATCGAGTTTTACAATTTTATCCAGATGAATACAATGCTTTGTATAATAAAGGAGTTGCTCTTGAAGATTTAGGAAGATATGAGGAATCAATAACGGCCTACGACAATGTTCTGAAAATGAGACCTAGTGATTATGAAGCTTGGAATAGCCGAGGTCTTGCATTGTTTAATCTAGATAGGTATGAAGAAGCGATCGCCTCCTATGACAACGCCTTGAAAATTAAACCTGATTACCACGAAGCTTGGTACAACAGAGGGAATGCGTTAGGGAATTTAGGCAGAAACGAAGAAGCGATTACCTCCTATGACAATGCTTTGAAATTCAAGTCTGATAAGTATAAAGCTTGGAACCACCGAGGGAATGCGTTGCTTGTACCTATGCCTTACAAAAAAATTGCTCTTGCAATTGAAAACTTAAAAGGGTGCGACCTTTAG